The Marivirga tractuosa DSM 4126 genome contains the following window.
CAACTCCGATTTTAGACTTCTTCGCATCTAAGTTGTTTTGGACGGGACTCACAGTTATAATTGGAAATCGAATAGTAACTACTTCAAAATAAAAAAGGCAATGCTGCGTTTAGCATTGCCTAAAACTATCACTGATAACCGTTCCAACTTGAACTAGTCTTTTAGAATATTGATTGCCATTGAATTATCGCTTTTATCAAAGGCAAAGTCTTTATAAATCTGCTTTACATGGTGATTGTAATCTAGCAGGGATTCAGAATCATCGCCATCTGCCATGATTATCAAACTTTCTGCATTAGGCGTTTGAATTGTCAAATTAACATCAATTAGCTCAAATACTTCTCTCACATTCTGCACTTCCCATTTAGCTCCCATATAGAAATAATAGCCTGCTTTTTCACCAGATACATAAACCAGTTGATTGAAAGAAGCATCCTGAATTGACGCTAATTCTTCTGTACTAACTTTTGGAATGAGTATATCAAAATCATAATTTGCCAATTGCACCACCATGGAATTATTGATTTTATCAACATCATTTTCTAATAATGTGCTTTGAGCATTTGCTTTCAAGGTTAAACCAAATAAAGTGATCATAACAATGATCGCAATTAGAGCATATTGTTTAACCGGTTTCAGAATATTTGGATACGTTTTCATGACTTTTGATTTTTAATTATAATCAAATGTCACAAGAATATGCCCTTTAAACATGAGGGCAATACGGAAATTGAAATTAGGTGATTTACGTAGATGTGTTCCATTCTCTCATTTTCTTATCTCAGAACAGCATGAATAAACTTTTCCAAAGTTTTAAAAATCAACTTCACATTATTCTCAACTTAGCGAAAGTTAACAGCAGTGTCTTTTCACCAAAATTCTCAAATTCAATGGTTGCTTTTCTGTTCGCCCCTTGAACATCCATTTTCTTAACCTCTCCAAAACCAAATTTAGGATGTTCTACTTTCATTCCTGTATCTAAAGTACGAGTATCACTAGGAGCAAAATCAGGTGATGGAGTATGTAGTTTCTTACCTGGAGGAACTGCTTTTCTTTCCGTTTTCCTTTGAGCTACTAAGTTTTTAGCATAAACACTATTACTACTACCATTATTCAAATCCCCCATAGGTTCAGACCGATTAAATTTCCGATCTACTTTAATATAAGCAGGATCTATCTCCTCTATAAATCGGCTTGGCTCGCAGTTTTTCAATCTTCCAAAACGATAACGGGTTAAGGCATAGCTTAAAGTCACCTTTTCCATAGCTCTGGTCAATGCCACATAAAACAACCTTCTCTCCTCCTCCAAGTCGGCACGGCTATTCAACATCATCTGCGAAGGAAAAAGATCCTCTTCCATTCCCACTATAAACACATGTTTAAATTCCAGTCCCTTTGCAGAGTGGATGGTCATCAAGTTTACATGGTCGTTATTGTCTTTATCTTCATTGTCGGCATCGGTCAATAAAGCCACATCAGCAATGAAAGCTTCGAGGGATTTATCTTCTTGCTGTTCGTCATCCACGAATTCCTTGATTGCGTTGAGCAATTCCTGAACGTTCTCGTAACGATTCAGCCCTTCAATGGTTTTATCATCATATAACTCTTTTAGCAAACCACTTTGCTTAGCAATAAAAGCTGCCGTATCATAAGCATCTGCTTTCTCTAGCCTAATTTTGAAGGTTTTGATTAGAGTGACAAAATTATCAACGGCATTGGCGGCTCGGTTAGGGAGCACTCTCTGGCTCTTTTGCAGTACGTCCCAGATTCCCAAATCATTTTCAAAAGCCGCTACCACTATTTTATCTACAGAAGAAGCTCCAATTCCTCTTTTGGGTAAATTGATAATCCTTCTGAATGATTGTTCATCATTATGGTTGATGGTAAATCGTAGATAAGCTAGTAAATCCTTGATTTCCTTTCTTTGGTAAAAAGATAAACCTCCGTAGATTCGATAAGGAATATTGCTTTTTCTAAGAGCTTCCTCCATCGCACGGGATTGGCTGTTGGTTCTATAGAGAATAGCAAAATCCTTATTCTCAAGTTTTTTGTTGTTCTTGTCTTCAAAAATAGAAGAAGCTACTAGCCTTCCCTCTTCATTATCAGAAGTAGATTTTATCAAATGCACCAACTCGCCATCATCATTTTGCGTCCAGACCTTTTTCTTAAGCTGGGCTGCATTTTTCAGGATAACCGAATTAGCTGCGTTTACAATATTCTGAGTACTTCTATAATTTTGCTCTAATTTAATCACCCTTAAATCAGGATAATCTTTTTCGAAATTCAAGATGTTTTGAATGTTGGCACCACGAAAGGCATAAATACTCTGGGCATCATCTCCTACTATACAGATATTCTGATTTACTGCAGAAAGACGTTTGGTAATTAAATATTGAGAAATATTGGTGTCTTGAAACTCATCTATCATCACGTATTTAAATCGCTGTTGATACTTATTCAGCACATCCAGATGATCACGAAATAAAACATTGGTATTGAATAGTAAGTCATCAAAATCCATTGCCCCTGAGCGGAAACACCGCTGCACATACTCTTTGTAGATGGCTCCCATTTTAGGTTTCTGGGCTTGCTCATCCTCGGAAACATAAACTGAATTGTTCATGTAATTCTGCCAGGAAACCAGATTATTCTTGGCTCCTGAAATTCTGCTATAGACTACATTTTGCTTATAGACTTTATCATCCAATCCCATTTCCCTAACAATTGCCCTTATCAAAGATTTGGAATCTTCCGTATCGTAAATAGTGAAATTGCTTGGATATCCTAATTTATCGGCTTCTGCTCGTAGAATTCTGGCAAAAACCGAGTGGAAAGTTCCCATCCATAAATTACGGGCATCAGTTCCCACTATTTTTTCAATTCTTTCCCTCATTTCCTTAGCAGCTTTATTGGTAAAGGTCAAAGCCAAAATGCTAAAAGGATCAACATTTTTAACGGTTATAAGGTGAGCAATGCGGTAGGTCAGTACTCGTGTTTTCCCAGAACCAGCACCAGCAATGATCATGGTAGGGCCTTCCAAATTCTCAACTCCTTCTCTCTGCGGGGGATTCAAATGACTTAAATAATCCATAGGGCAAATTTATAATCTAATTGCCAAGGAGCATCGAAAAGCGGTGGGAAATATTGAAAATATTTTGGTCGGTACTAGCTGGGAAGCTCACCAGCTGGTAGAGATAGTAATGGAGCTACTGCAGGAAATCATCATTATGCTTTTACTTTTCCCAGACAACCTCTACAAAGCTAGAATTTTCATAAAATTTCACACCATCAATTTCGTCTGAGCCAGCCAAGCCTCCTAAAAAACCCAGTCGATTACATTTTGAGTCAATCACTTCGATGCTGCCATCAGCAATGCAGCTACCCTTTTCCAATAGATACACATTTGACCCTTGAAACTTATATAAGCTTATCTGAACGCCATCTTCGCACGAACTCTCTTTCAGTTCACTTTTTTTGTCATTCAAGCAGCTTGGTTCTAGCTTTTCTTCTTTACAAGATACGATTGTTAATGTCACCAAGATTAACAGGATGGATAGCTTCTTCATTTATTCAATTTTGATTCAAACGATTGGAGATAGTTCGATATTGTAAGATTGAATTAATAAAGAATTGAATTTTAAGAAGTGTTTTTTAATGTCGGCTACCTTAGAATAATTACTTCCAGAAATTCTTTGTAGTTATCTTGTGCTTTGTTCTGTAGTATTAACGACTACAAAATCATTACTACTGCTCATGGAGAAAGACTAGTCAAGAACTTGAACGGTGTACCTCCAGAATTTCGTTCGCCAAACTGCTTCTTCAAATTCCTAAATTCCTTTTTTTGGTTTGTAGGAAATACATTTCTAACAGCATTCAAGTTTTTGATGTTGCTTATCAAATCTACCTCTAACCGGTCATAAGGTAAACCGATCATAGCACAGATTTCTTCCCCCAATAAATACGACATCATCGTTTCGGTAGGAAACGAAAATGGTAAAGGTTGACTCTTAATATAATTTTGCAAATTTACCGCAAGTAGTGCGCCTTCTGTCGAATAAGTGAAATTTCGACTCTTTATTTTCTTGTCTAGTATAAAAGCCTCTTCATTACTATCTGGCAACCAATCCTGTTCTACTCCTAACATTGCCCCTATCCCATTCCAATAGCGGATATAAGCTTGTGATTCCTTTGCAGAAATAGAATAGCCTAACTTTCGTAGACCCCGAATAGCAATTAAAGAAAAGGAAAGATTTGTACCAGCCATGTCTTCTTGATTGACAGGAGTTCCCTGTTCATCACTCCACTTATCACTATGCAATAAATGATAGCGAATTGCCGCATGCATTAAGCGGACTTTGGCAATGCTAATAAACCCCTTTCCTTCTGGTTTAAACGCTTCAGGACTGCAAACATCAAATACGAACTCCGCAGTTTCCGTTAATCGCTTCTCAGGCTGCTCATATATTCTTTTAGAAAAACTCAACACTTTAGCTCCTTCCGCTGCAGCATAGCAATAGGGTAAGGAAAGCATTCCCAGACATAGCATGATGGCCGATGCGTGTTCAACATAAAATTGAGATCCTTCTGCTGCAACTTTGTCTTCAATTTGATAGCTCTTGATGGTTGCAAAGTAGCTTTTTAAACCTTCAGGAAATTGATTCGGAATAGGCTGATTGTTAAATACCAGTTGATTGTAAGCAGTATTAGACAAAGGATTAAATCCGCTATCAAATAAATCTTTTACAGTTTTATCTGCTAAAACATCAGCTGTTTTACGAGCTATATCGAGCGCTTTGTTGGGATATTTTATTGCTTGAGTTTGCACATTATGCTTAACTAAGAACTGGAGAAAATGATTTGATAAATTAACAGAAACTTTAAATGGAATTCATTCTTATTAATAAATTCTTAGTGACATGCTAAGGCAAGTTCAAGTTAACTCGTCTAAATTGTAAAAAACTTCGCTAGTATTCATTACTCAATAAAATCAACTAAAGCAAATTCTAAATATTCTTAAAAATCTCAGGAGACTGTCTAGAACTAATGATATCTATTGTAACTATCTTATTGTTATTTTCTTTATAGAGTAACTTGTAGTCTCTTACAATTATCCTTCTATACTCTGGGTTAATATCATCGGGCTGATATTGTTTAGAAAAATAGATGGCTTTTTTTGCGACAGCTAGAGGTTTCTCTTTAAAAAATTCGTAAATCTCTTTTACGGAATTTTTTGCTTGATTTGACCAAATTATTTCAAATTCCTTCATTACCAATTTTCAGACTCTTTTTCTAAATCAGCTTGAGAAATAAATTCACCAGAACTAATTTGAGCTTCTGGAATTTCAAGTCTTTTATTGTATTCAGAAATTGTTAATGGTTTACCCTCAGTTGTATATCCTACAATAAGTTCTTCCTCAAGTAATTTTTCAACCTTTTTCAAAAGTTTTGAATCATTTACTGTCATCAACTTCTGCATTAAATCTAATTTTGTCTCTTTTATTCCCATCTTAAAACCTTTTACTAAAAAAAATAAATTTAATAATTCCGGAAAATTAAAAACACTCCCTAATTTAAATAAACACCTACTTCTCAATATCCCCCATCTGTATATTAAGCGCTTTTACACTGATTTGGATTTCAATTATGGAAAGCAATAAGGAGATCATTAGCAACACTAAGGAAAAACCGAAAATGATGCTTCCTGCCATTTGATATTCTTGGTAAATGGTAAACATGCTCACTACACAAAAGAACAAAGAGGAAATCCCTAGTAATTGCATATTACGAATGAGAATAACTCTCTTTTTTAAGTTAGAAATCTGAGCTTTAATTTTCACATCCTTTTCTGTCATATAACGAGCATGTAAACTTCTAATCAAATTAGCAAGAGCTAAAAAGCGATTCGTATAAGCTAAAAGCAGCAATGAGATTGCAGGAAAAAGTAAAGCTGGTGTGGTTAGGGAAATTTCCATTTCAACTTACAAATTCATCTTTTTCAATTCTGAAACCGCAAAATCAACTGCTCTTGCGGTTAATGCCATGTAAGTCAAACTTGGATTCTGACAAGCAGATGAAGTCATAGCCGAGCCATCGGTTACAAAAACATTAGGTACTTCATGCAATTGGTTATGCTTATTTAACATAGAGGTTTTAGGATCTCTCCCCATTCTGGCAGTTCCCATTTCATGGATGCCAAAACCTGGAACAGCAGGCAAGTTCACGGCTTCAATATTTTTACCACCAGCAACTTCCAGCATTTCTTTTCCCGTCTTCATCATGTCTTTTCGCATTTGCTTTTCATTGTCCTTGAATTCGCAATCGATATGCAAAGTCGGTAATCCCCATTTATCTCGAACATTTTCATTTAGCGTTACCTGATTGTCTTCATAAGGCAAAGTCTCACCAAAAGGCATAAAAGACATTTCCCAAGGACCAGGCTTCATTAAAGCATCTTTAAATTCTGCCCCGAAACCTGCCAATCTGTTTCCATAGCCCCAACCTACTCTATTTCCTCCTCCTTGAAACCCATATCCTCTTATGAAATCAGGATGTTGAGTTTTTATATTTTGAAAACGAGGAACATAAATACCATTTGGTCTGTAGCCGGTATGATATTTATCCTTAAAATCATCAAATTCAGCTTTGACATAAACCTCAAAATGATGATCCATTAAATATTTTCCTAATGTTCCGCTTGTATTTCCTAATCCATCAGGAAAACGGTCGCTTTTAGAATTCAGCATTATCCAAGTGGAACCTAAGGTAGAAGCACATAAGAATATGACTTTAGCATAATACTCATGGTATTCATTGGTTTCGGCATCAATTATCCGAACTCCCTTGGCTTTATTCGTATTTTCATCTAAAATTACCGATTCCACTATTGAATGCGGCCTTAATGTCATATTCCCAGTAGCAGAAGCTGCTGGCAAAGTAGAAGCCTGACTGCTAAAATAACCACCAAAAGGACAACCTCTGCTACATAAATTTCTGTATTGACATTTGGTACGATTATGTTTGTTTTGAGTAAGATTGGCAGTTCTACCGATTGTCATGAATCGGTCATCCCAATTTTTCTCTATAGCTCCTTTTACTTTTTCCTCCACACAATACATATCCATGGCTGGTTGGAATTTACCATCTGGCAATTGTGCGTAGCCTTCATTTCTACCCGAAACCCCTACAAACTCCTCCACTTTATCATACCAAGGCGCTAAGTCTTCGTATCGAATGGGCCAGTCAACTGCAATTCCATCTTTTGCATTAGCTTCAAAATCCATAGGGGCTAATCGGTAACTTTGTCGTCCCCAAGTTAAAGACCGTCCTCCTACGTGATTTCCCCGTAACCAGCGAAATTCTTTATTATCAGGATGTGTATAGGGGTTTTCTTTGTCATTTACCCAAAAATGCTTGGAACCTTCGTCAAAAGCATAGGTTTTACTTTGAACATAATACTCTTCCTGCACTTCCTGAGATTCTTTTCCCCTGTGTTCAAATTCCCAAGGAGCTTTATTCATGGTAGGATAATCCTTGATATGCTCTACATTTCTGCCTCGCTCCAGCACTAAAGTCTTCAATCCTTTCTCGCACAATTCTTTTGCTGCCCATCCGCCTGAAATTCCTGATCCCACTACGATGGCGTCATATTGATTTTTTTCTTTACTCATTCTTAAAAATAATTTCCTACTCTTAGTTTTTGATCTAATTTCATGGGTTCACAACCTACTAATTGAGAAGGCACAGGTTGATAATCCAAATGCTTGGTCATTATTTCTTCTGATGTGAAATAACCTAAAAGTACCAGCTCTTTAAGCATTAAAAAGAATGGTTTTTCTTGAGGGGCTGAATCGAAAGAAAGGTGCTGAATTTCGCTCTCCAATCCGTATAAAAAATCATATTGTTCTTTACTTTCTAGATCTGTAAACAACTTGCCATTTTTTGCTTCACTGTTTTTTTCAAGTTCTTCAAGACCCTTTAAAAACTGCTTCTGTTCTTTTTTGCTGTAGACTTCTGCCACCATTTTATCAACAAATACATCAACCCCAACATCTAATGCTCCTGGAGTATCTGTCTTGGGCAAAATCTGATTGGTTAAGGCCGCAACTAGTAATGCTTGCTTCTCATTAAAAAACTGAGGCTTCCAGCCTAATGGTTTCTTGCTATCACATGATTGAACTAAATGCATCAACAATGGCGAAGTAGCAGCAAAACCTAAGGCTAAACCTGTTTTCTTAATCGCTTCTCTTCTGTTCATTCCCTAAATTATCTTAATCAAATTTAATAATAAGTAAGTTATTGATTAGTTTCAAGCAATAAGAAATTAAATAGAAGAAAGTTTTTATAAAAGGGAAATTAGTACTTCGAATTTTCCTAGGGTTGGTGTTCCGCCAATCATGGGGACAGAAGAACAAAACTACCTTTGTCGGTGTGCCACCGACCTACATCTATTTAACCATAAAAATACAAAATTATACCATGAGCAAAATATTAAAAATGGGCATGATTGGAGGCGGACCAGGTTCCATGATTGGGGATATTCATAGAATTACAGCCACTACATCTGGAAAGGCGGAATTGGTTTGTGGTGCATTCAGTTCATCCAAAGAAAAATCCTTGCAAAAAGGAAAAGAACTTGGGCTGGATGAAAGCAGAATTTATGGAAGCTATGCCGAAATGGTTGAGAAAGAAGCTCAATTAGATGAAAAGGATCAAATGGATTTTGTTGCAATAGTTACTCCTAATCATTTGCATTTCGATGCTGCAAAACTAGCACTTGAAGCAGGCTTTCATGTCATATGCGATAAACCCTTGGCTTTTGATTATAGTGAAGCTTTGCAATTCCAAAAGGTAGTAGCAGAGTCAAAGGGACATTTTGCCATGACTTATACATACAGAGGTTACCCGCTACTGGAAAAGGCAAAGGAGGTCATAGATTCAGGACATTTGGGAGCCATCAGAAAAGTAAAAGTTGATTATTCACAGGGCTGGTTGTCTCAGTTGATAGAATCAGAAGGTCATAAACAAGCTAGCTGGCGTACTGACCCAAAAAAATCTGGGAAAGGCGGCACTATTGCCGATATTGGAACACATGCTTTTAACTTGCTAGAATCAGTTAGCGGTTTACAAGTAAAATCGCTTATGGCTGATGTTTCTATTTTAGTAGAAAGCCGGAAAATTGATGATGACACCAATGTTTTATTAGAGATGGAAAACGGTGCCAAAGGTTATTTATCTGCCAGCCAAATTTGCACAGGAGAAAATCAGGATTTGAGCTTGAATATTTACGGTAGCAAAGCGGGATTAGTATGGAATCACAACGAACCCAATTTGCTCACTATCAAATATCCAGATTTTAGGGAAGAGTCAATTAAGGGACTAGATCATGAAATTGGGGAAACTAGTGAAGTCAATATTCCGGGGCATTCTCCTTACTTCACAGAAGCTTTTCAAAGGATATATGAAGGCTTTTTTGACACTATTTTAAATGAAAATAGTAAAAAGGATTTTGTGAAAGCGGGAATAGAAGATGGCGTGAGAGGAATGTTGTTTATTGAGAAAGCGATTCAGTCTTCTAATGAAAGGAAGTGGGTGGAATTGTAAAATTCAATTACTTTATATTGATTAAAATTAACTATAATATTATGAGATTCCATTTTATTTTGGAATGACATTCTATTCTATCATATTAAAAAACTCAATAAATGAGTATATAGTTAATTTAAACTCATACTTGTGTTCTGTGCGTCATCCTCGCAAAGGCGGGGATCTTCTAATTTTAATCACAGATTAAAATATCGAATAAACTGGTTGTTTAAATCTAAAATAATTTAAAATCCATCTATAAAATTGCTGAAACAAAGTTTCAGCAAGACCAGATCCCTGCCTTCGCAGGGATGACGCACGGATTAAAACAAGCAATAAATGAAAAAAAAATCTCTTATTCAGCTGAATATGCTAATTCCGAGAAAGGTGGGTACTGTCATCTACAAAAATTAAAGAATTGAATACAATCCAATTTCCCATTCAATTTCACCCTCCTCTAAATTTTAAATCGTAATTTCGCTTTTTAATTAAATCATAATAATGAAACCAACAGTAGACCCGAATAATTTTAAATTTTCAGAAGATATTCAAGTGCGGTGGACGGATTTAGATCCATTGGCACATGTTAATAATTCCATTTACATTCAATATTTCGAAATAGCTCGAGGCAGATATATGCTGCAAGCATCCCCTAGCTGGGATTGGCACAAACATATGTTTTTGCTCGCCAATATTAATTGTAGCTATCTGCAAGAATTAAAAATCGGAATGGCTAAAACCAAATGCTGGGTGCGAACCAAAGAAATGGGCAAGAAAAGCTTTGTGTTGGAATATATGATTACCACTGAGGACAATACAGTTCATACCGTTGGAACTTCTATACAGGTGATGTTTGATACCAAGAATAAAACCACCATCGAGATTCCTGATTGGTTAAGAAATGAGCTAATGGCTTATGAAAAAGAAGGAAGCATAGAAGTAAAATAGATGCCAGCTGACAAATAGGCTTTAAAATAAAACTAAAGAAGGCCTTAAGTCGTTGTTTGAGAAAAATTCATAATATCATGATAAGAAATACAGCAATTGTAATCCTAAGCATATTATTCTTTGCATGTGCTGCAGAAAATAAAAAATCTGATAAAACAGCAACTGAAACTAATGTTATACAAAATACCGCAGCCTTAGACACCGCTTATTTTGCTGGTGGTTGTTTTTGGTGCGTTGAGGCATCATTTGAGCAAATAAAGGGCGTTAGAGAAGCAATCTCTGGTTATTCAGGGGGAGAAGAAAAAAATCCATCTTACAAAGAGGTGAGTTATGGAAGAACTAATCATGCGGAAGCCGTGATGGTTTTGTATGATTCGTCTGTGATCAGTTATGAAACGTTGTTAGAAATATTTTTTGTTGCTCATGATCCTACTCAATTAAATAGACAAGGACCAGATGTTGGAAAGCAATACCGATCTGCCATTTTCTACCGCAATTCCACTGAAAAGAATTTAGCTTTGAAGAAAATGAATGAATTGGCTTCGAAATTTGATAATGAAATCGTGACTGAATTGACTGCTTTCACTAAATTTTGGGAAGCGGAAGATTACCATCAGGATTATGAAAAGAAAAATCCTAATGATCGTTATATCGTGAATGTTTCAAAGCCTAAAATTGATAAAGTAGCGAAGGAGTTTAAGGATTTATTGAAGTGATAAAAGTCTAGATTCTAGAACCTAGAGGCTAGAATCTAGACTAAAATCATAATTATATAAGGTCTAAAACTTTTTCAGGCGGTCGTCCTACCACTGCCTTATCGCCATTAATGAAAATAGGCCTTTCGATCATCTTGGGTTCTGCTATCATAGCTTCAATCCATTTTGAATCTGATAAATCTTTCCCCTTATATAATTCTTTAAAAACCTTTTCATTTTTGCGCAATAAATCTTCTGCTTTCATATCTAATTTCTGA
Protein-coding sequences here:
- a CDS encoding DUF2721 domain-containing protein codes for the protein MEISLTTPALLFPAISLLLLAYTNRFLALANLIRSLHARYMTEKDVKIKAQISNLKKRVILIRNMQLLGISSLFFCVVSMFTIYQEYQMAGSIIFGFSLVLLMISLLLSIIEIQISVKALNIQMGDIEK
- a CDS encoding type II toxin-antitoxin system RelE/ParE family toxin yields the protein MKEFEIIWSNQAKNSVKEIYEFFKEKPLAVAKKAIYFSKQYQPDDINPEYRRIIVRDYKLLYKENNNKIVTIDIISSRQSPEIFKNI
- a CDS encoding GMC oxidoreductase encodes the protein MSKEKNQYDAIVVGSGISGGWAAKELCEKGLKTLVLERGRNVEHIKDYPTMNKAPWEFEHRGKESQEVQEEYYVQSKTYAFDEGSKHFWVNDKENPYTHPDNKEFRWLRGNHVGGRSLTWGRQSYRLAPMDFEANAKDGIAVDWPIRYEDLAPWYDKVEEFVGVSGRNEGYAQLPDGKFQPAMDMYCVEEKVKGAIEKNWDDRFMTIGRTANLTQNKHNRTKCQYRNLCSRGCPFGGYFSSQASTLPAASATGNMTLRPHSIVESVILDENTNKAKGVRIIDAETNEYHEYYAKVIFLCASTLGSTWIMLNSKSDRFPDGLGNTSGTLGKYLMDHHFEVYVKAEFDDFKDKYHTGYRPNGIYVPRFQNIKTQHPDFIRGYGFQGGGNRVGWGYGNRLAGFGAEFKDALMKPGPWEMSFMPFGETLPYEDNQVTLNENVRDKWGLPTLHIDCEFKDNEKQMRKDMMKTGKEMLEVAGGKNIEAVNLPAVPGFGIHEMGTARMGRDPKTSMLNKHNQLHEVPNVFVTDGSAMTSSACQNPSLTYMALTARAVDFAVSELKKMNL
- a CDS encoding DUF6970 domain-containing protein, whose translation is MKKLSILLILVTLTIVSCKEEKLEPSCLNDKKSELKESSCEDGVQISLYKFQGSNVYLLEKGSCIADGSIEVIDSKCNRLGFLGGLAGSDEIDGVKFYENSSFVEVVWEK
- a CDS encoding acyl-CoA thioesterase, whose product is MKPTVDPNNFKFSEDIQVRWTDLDPLAHVNNSIYIQYFEIARGRYMLQASPSWDWHKHMFLLANINCSYLQELKIGMAKTKCWVRTKEMGKKSFVLEYMITTEDNTVHTVGTSIQVMFDTKNKTTIEIPDWLRNELMAYEKEGSIEVK
- a CDS encoding Gfo/Idh/MocA family protein codes for the protein MSKILKMGMIGGGPGSMIGDIHRITATTSGKAELVCGAFSSSKEKSLQKGKELGLDESRIYGSYAEMVEKEAQLDEKDQMDFVAIVTPNHLHFDAAKLALEAGFHVICDKPLAFDYSEALQFQKVVAESKGHFAMTYTYRGYPLLEKAKEVIDSGHLGAIRKVKVDYSQGWLSQLIESEGHKQASWRTDPKKSGKGGTIADIGTHAFNLLESVSGLQVKSLMADVSILVESRKIDDDTNVLLEMENGAKGYLSASQICTGENQDLSLNIYGSKAGLVWNHNEPNLLTIKYPDFREESIKGLDHEIGETSEVNIPGHSPYFTEAFQRIYEGFFDTILNENSKKDFVKAGIEDGVRGMLFIEKAIQSSNERKWVEL
- a CDS encoding gluconate 2-dehydrogenase subunit 3 family protein: MNRREAIKKTGLALGFAATSPLLMHLVQSCDSKKPLGWKPQFFNEKQALLVAALTNQILPKTDTPGALDVGVDVFVDKMVAEVYSKKEQKQFLKGLEELEKNSEAKNGKLFTDLESKEQYDFLYGLESEIQHLSFDSAPQEKPFFLMLKELVLLGYFTSEEIMTKHLDYQPVPSQLVGCEPMKLDQKLRVGNYF
- the msrA gene encoding peptide-methionine (S)-S-oxide reductase MsrA, yielding MIRNTAIVILSILFFACAAENKKSDKTATETNVIQNTAALDTAYFAGGCFWCVEASFEQIKGVREAISGYSGGEEKNPSYKEVSYGRTNHAEAVMVLYDSSVISYETLLEIFFVAHDPTQLNRQGPDVGKQYRSAIFYRNSTEKNLALKKMNELASKFDNEIVTELTAFTKFWEAEDYHQDYEKKNPNDRYIVNVSKPKIDKVAKEFKDLLK
- a CDS encoding ATP-dependent helicase codes for the protein MDYLSHLNPPQREGVENLEGPTMIIAGAGSGKTRVLTYRIAHLITVKNVDPFSILALTFTNKAAKEMRERIEKIVGTDARNLWMGTFHSVFARILRAEADKLGYPSNFTIYDTEDSKSLIRAIVREMGLDDKVYKQNVVYSRISGAKNNLVSWQNYMNNSVYVSEDEQAQKPKMGAIYKEYVQRCFRSGAMDFDDLLFNTNVLFRDHLDVLNKYQQRFKYVMIDEFQDTNISQYLITKRLSAVNQNICIVGDDAQSIYAFRGANIQNILNFEKDYPDLRVIKLEQNYRSTQNIVNAANSVILKNAAQLKKKVWTQNDDGELVHLIKSTSDNEEGRLVASSIFEDKNNKKLENKDFAILYRTNSQSRAMEEALRKSNIPYRIYGGLSFYQRKEIKDLLAYLRFTINHNDEQSFRRIINLPKRGIGASSVDKIVVAAFENDLGIWDVLQKSQRVLPNRAANAVDNFVTLIKTFKIRLEKADAYDTAAFIAKQSGLLKELYDDKTIEGLNRYENVQELLNAIKEFVDDEQQEDKSLEAFIADVALLTDADNEDKDNNDHVNLMTIHSAKGLEFKHVFIVGMEEDLFPSQMMLNSRADLEEERRLFYVALTRAMEKVTLSYALTRYRFGRLKNCEPSRFIEEIDPAYIKVDRKFNRSEPMGDLNNGSSNSVYAKNLVAQRKTERKAVPPGKKLHTPSPDFAPSDTRTLDTGMKVEHPKFGFGEVKKMDVQGANRKATIEFENFGEKTLLLTFAKLRIM
- a CDS encoding oxygenase MpaB family protein → MQTQAIKYPNKALDIARKTADVLADKTVKDLFDSGFNPLSNTAYNQLVFNNQPIPNQFPEGLKSYFATIKSYQIEDKVAAEGSQFYVEHASAIMLCLGMLSLPYCYAAAEGAKVLSFSKRIYEQPEKRLTETAEFVFDVCSPEAFKPEGKGFISIAKVRLMHAAIRYHLLHSDKWSDEQGTPVNQEDMAGTNLSFSLIAIRGLRKLGYSISAKESQAYIRYWNGIGAMLGVEQDWLPDSNEEAFILDKKIKSRNFTYSTEGALLAVNLQNYIKSQPLPFSFPTETMMSYLLGEEICAMIGLPYDRLEVDLISNIKNLNAVRNVFPTNQKKEFRNLKKQFGERNSGGTPFKFLTSLSP
- the arsC gene encoding arsenate reductase (glutaredoxin) (This arsenate reductase requires both glutathione and glutaredoxin to convert arsenate to arsenite, after which the efflux transporter formed by ArsA and ArsB can extrude the arsenite from the cell, providing resistance.), with protein sequence MKLYHNPRCGKSREALKLLQEKGIEPEIVEYLKNIPTHAELEDLLQKLDMKAEDLLRKNEKVFKELYKGKDLSDSKWIEAMIAEPKMIERPIFINGDKAVVGRPPEKVLDLI